Proteins encoded together in one Heterodontus francisci isolate sHetFra1 chromosome 20, sHetFra1.hap1, whole genome shotgun sequence window:
- the c20h10orf88 gene encoding ATPase PAAT, with translation MEPVCVRAAWHCGPGRLRATVTDSETEGGEAGVCAELVALERPQTNTIETPCVLYLQCSSQQPVDIVYIEILSEARTMEVYTEGEYCGTSQGQRVDNLQINGDHEPILLFKKYFKLDFPSSSCEIKLLSLGGKEKVRISKILLGIKNASVRISKGFFPLGKNINLERVQTMMDSMGAKLSPGAQQLFNMVQFQQKNQAAIGGLFQGIFGARDLTKVGKITCSPQMIATQSEEGVTSSHVFSKTNPMSISKLEETKDTGGITMINGKPTQAGDGSVSPTGTNYKKTMYDSEDSTKDVDQQKFAGRDLKDLVSTFLCKQSNGEQNAFSSEMLPFLQDLCGQVNELRMGEKVKVTKNIAAAAEDRTCGRHNQQAFCSELEKHIAEHMDSIEKRLKDYIDCRINTLQADLDEKFVSLTNLLESTALNRTVTKSYDCGTILTNGEL, from the exons TGCAGAACTTGTTGCTTTGGAACGGCCTCAAACCAATACTATAGAAACTCCATGTGTGCTGTATCTACAGTGTTCTTCTCAACAGCCTGTTGACATAGTCTATATAGAAATATTGAGTGAAGCAAGAACTATGGAGGTTTACACAGAAGGAGAGTACTGTGGAACAAGCCAAGGCCAAAGAGTAGATAACCTACAAATAAATGG TGACCATGAACCGATCCTCTTGTTTAAGAAGTATTTTAAATTGGATTTTCCTAGTTCATCATGTGAAATAAAG CTGCTATCTTTAGGTGGAAAGGAGAAAGTACGAATTAGTAAAATATTACTGGGCATAAAAAATGCTTCAGTAAGGATCTCAAAAGGCTTTTTTCCATTAGGAAAAAACATTAACTTGGAACGAGTACAAACAATGATGgattcaatgggagcaaaactgtcaCCTGGAGCTCAGCAACTTTTTAACATGGTCCAGTTCCAACAGAAG AATCAGGCAGCAATAGGAGGACTGTTCCAGGGTATCTTTGGAGCAAGAGATTTAACAAAAGTTGGAAAAATAACTTGTTCACCTCAGATGATTGCTACGCAGTCTGAAGAAGGAGTGACCTCTTCCCATGTATTTAGCAAAACTAACCCAATGTCCATTTCAAAACTGGAAGAAACAAAGGATACTGGAGGCATAACTATGATTAACGGTAAACCTACACAAGCAGGAGATGGCTCAGTCTCACCCACTGGAACAAACTATAAGAAAACAATGTATGATTCTGAAGACAGCACAAAAGATGTAGATCAACAGAAGTTTGCTGGAAGAGATTTGAAAGACCTTGTGTCAACATTTCTGTGCAAACAAAGCAATGGAGAACAAAATGCTTTTAGTTCTGAAATGCTTCCTTTTCTTCAGGACCTTTGTGGCCAGGTGAATGAACTGCGTATGGGAGAGaaagttaaagttactaaaaatattGCAGCAGCAGCAGAAGACAGAACCTGTGGCAG GCATAACCAACAGGCTTTTTGTTCTGAGTTGGAAAAGCATATCGCTGAACACATGGATTCGATAGAAAAGAGACTGAAGGATTATATTGATTGTCGAATAAACACATTGCAAGCTGACCTTGATGAAAAGTTTGTTTCACTCACCAACCTGCTTGAAAGCACCGCTTTGAACAGGACAGTAACAAAAAGCTATGACTGTGGCACCATCTTAACAAACGGGGAGCTTTAA